The following nucleotide sequence is from Solidesulfovibrio carbinolicus.
GCGCAGGATCCAGACGCGGTTGAGGACGTCGGGGTCCAGGAGCAACTCTTCCTTGCGGGTGCCGGACCGGTTGATGTCGATGGCCGGGAAGACGCGCTTCTCGGACAGATGGCGGTCCAGGTAGATTTCCATGTTGCCGGTGCCCTTGAACTCTTCGAAAATGACTTCGTCCATGCGGGAGCCGGTGTCGATAAGCGCCGTGGAAATGATGGTCAGCGAGCCGCCGCCTTCGATGTTGCGGGCCGCGCCGAAAAAGCGCTTGGGCCGCTGCAGGGCGTTGGCGTCGAGGCCGCCGGAGAGCACACGTCCCGAGGACGGGGTGACGGCGTTGTAGGCGCGGCCCAGGCGGGTGATGGAATCGAGCAGGATCACCACGTCGATTTTGCGTTCGACCAGGCGCTTGGCCTTTTCGATGACCATCTCGGCGACCTGGACGTGGCGCTGGGGCGGCTCGTCAAAGGTGGAGGAGACGACCTCGGCCTTGACCGTGCGCTCCATGTCCGTGACTTCCTCGGGGCGTTCGTCGATGAGCAGCACGATAAGAAAGACGTCGGGGCGGTTGGCGCTGATGGAGTTGGCCAGGGTCTGGAGCAGCATGGTCTTGCCGGTGCGGGGCGGGGCGACGATGATGCCGCGCTGGCCGTGGCCGATGGGGGCGAGGAGATCGATGACTCGGGAGGAATAGTTTTCAGCGCCGTTTTCGATTACGAAGCGCTTGTCGGGATACAGGGGCGTCAGGTTGTCGAAGAGCACGAGATTTCGTGAGGCTTCGGGAGGCGCGAACCCGATTTCGCCGACCCGCAGCAAGGCGAAGTAGCGCTCGCCTTCCTTGGGCGGCCGGATCTGGCCGGAGATGACGTCGCCCTTGCGCAGGCCGAACCGGCGGATCTGGGAGGGGGAAATATAGATGTCATCCGGGCCGGGCATGTAGCTGTACATGGGCGAGCGCAGGAAGCCGAAGCCGTCGGGCAGTATCTCCAGTACGCCTTCGCCGAAGATGGCCCCGTTTTGGGAGGCGCAGCTCTGCAGCAGAGCAAAAATAAGCTCTTGCTTGCGCATGCCGTTGGGGTTTTCGACGTTGTACTGGACCGCCAGGTCCATGAGCTCGGGCATGCTTTTGAGCTTGAGCTCGGAAAGGTTCATGGAGTTGCCCTCCATGAGACTGGACTTTACAGCGGCGGGTTGCAGGATGTCGTCGCTTTCGATGGGATCGGAAAGCACGGGTGCAGGGGCCGGCTGAGGATTTCGCCCGCGGCGTTTGGGTGCATTGCTCACAGAAATAGCCCGGCGCGGAAATGCGCATATTGATAGTGTGTGAAAACCCGATGCAGCGTGAGTTCGTCACGTCCGCGCCCCTATGGAGGAGCGGGCGACTCGCTATGTTACGGGGGCCAAGGCAAGTGGAGGATAGGCCGGCAACGGCCTGGAACGATCCATATACTTTTTCGCGGGGGTGTCAAGGGCGGGTCGGCCCATGACGGCCCAAAGTCTTGGGATCGTGGTCCTATTCTTCGGGTTTGGGTTGCAGGACGTCGGCGAATATCTCGTTTATCACGTCCTTGATGTCCTGCTGGTCTTTGTCCAGGGCCAAGGCCAGTTCCAGGGTGAGCAGGCTGGTGGCCTGTTCGAGGAGCCGGCGCTCGCCAAAAGACAGTTCCTTGTTCTGGCCAATGAGCAACAGCTCCTTGAGCACGTAGGCCACGTCGGCCAGATCGCCGCTTTTGAGCTTCTCGGAATACTCCCGGTAGCGGCGGTTCCAGTTCTGCCCGGTGTAGCCGGTGAAGTCGGAGCGGTCCTTGAGGGATTCGATGATGGCCGCGCCCTGTTCGGCCGTGCACAGGGGCCGCAGCCCCACGTTGGCGGCGTTTTTCACCGGCACCATCAAGGTGACATTGTTGCTTAAGATGCGCACAATGAAAAAGTCGGCCGAGGCGCCCCCGATGACCTGGGTCTCGATCCGTTCGACCCTGCCCACACCCTGGGCCGGATAAACGACTAGCTGCTCCTCGGAAAACACCGTGGGACTCCTCCCGGCCAGACGCATGCCAAACACTGCGCCTGTGCCGTCTTCAATGCAAAATAGCGTACTTGTCCCCTTGTGTCCATGGATTCCGCCGACGGCCGGAAAACCGCGTCCCATAAGGGTTGCAGGCCGCCAAGACGGCTGCCCCGGGCCGGGGCGTAACGAACGGGGATTTGCAAAAATGCGAGTTTTAACCGCATGTCCGGGGCAAAACATCGGACGGCCCGCCGTATTCGAGCGTGTCTTGTGGAGAACCTGCCGTCTTCATTATAGAAAAATCACGGCTCACGCGTGCAAGGTGCGCGAAGCGTTGGGTAAGGGGGCGGGCTACGGCTGGG
It contains:
- the rho gene encoding transcription termination factor Rho, which codes for MNLSELKLKSMPELMDLAVQYNVENPNGMRKQELIFALLQSCASQNGAIFGEGVLEILPDGFGFLRSPMYSYMPGPDDIYISPSQIRRFGLRKGDVISGQIRPPKEGERYFALLRVGEIGFAPPEASRNLVLFDNLTPLYPDKRFVIENGAENYSSRVIDLLAPIGHGQRGIIVAPPRTGKTMLLQTLANSISANRPDVFLIVLLIDERPEEVTDMERTVKAEVVSSTFDEPPQRHVQVAEMVIEKAKRLVERKIDVVILLDSITRLGRAYNAVTPSSGRVLSGGLDANALQRPKRFFGAARNIEGGGSLTIISTALIDTGSRMDEVIFEEFKGTGNMEIYLDRHLSEKRVFPAIDINRSGTRKEELLLDPDVLNRVWILRKLLAPMSPIDSMEFLLGKMRGTKSNREFLDLMNR
- a CDS encoding CarD family transcriptional regulator — translated: MFSEEQLVVYPAQGVGRVERIETQVIGGASADFFIVRILSNNVTLMVPVKNAANVGLRPLCTAEQGAAIIESLKDRSDFTGYTGQNWNRRYREYSEKLKSGDLADVAYVLKELLLIGQNKELSFGERRLLEQATSLLTLELALALDKDQQDIKDVINEIFADVLQPKPEE